The Miscanthus floridulus cultivar M001 chromosome 7, ASM1932011v1, whole genome shotgun sequence genome includes a region encoding these proteins:
- the LOC136465532 gene encoding uncharacterized protein, with protein sequence MLRHYYARLGLSDDDAKQKGAGDRDEDKDDGFLEYPLVVDLIIGNTRLSKVLMDGGSGLNILYVNTLELLEIDRSRLQGGIAPFHSIVLGKRTRPIRRIDLPVCFGTPSNYRKEVLTFELKMPGASGVITIESTYEHAYDYDIECIEYAEALAEAETLIAHLDQLSGEVPDSKRHAGAFEPVETIKLIPVDPPCPDDRALRISATLDIK encoded by the exons atgctgcggcattactacgctaggctcgggctctccgatgacgacgccaagcagaagggcgctggTGACCGCGATgaagacaaggacgatgggttcctcgag tacccactggtcgttgACTTGATCATCGGCAATactcgactctccaaggtgttgatggatggaggcagcggcctcaacatcctctacgtcaataccctggagctcttggagatcgaccggtcgaggctccaaggcggCATTGCCCCCTTCCACAGCATCGTACTAGGGAAGCGCACACGACCCATCAGGCGCattgaccttcctgtctgcttcggcaccccctccaactaccgcaaggaagtcctcaccttcgag ctcaagatgccaggcgcTAGCGGTGttatcacgattgagtccacgtacgaacatgcatacgactacgacattgaatgcatcgagtacgctgaggctcttgcggaggccgagaccctcattgcccaccttgaccaactcagtggcgaggtgcctgactccaagcgtcatgCGGGGGCATTCGAGCCCgtggaaaccatcaaactcatcccggtcgaccccccctgccccgacgaccgggcgctgaggatcagcgccacccttgaTATCAAATAG
- the LOC136463257 gene encoding bidirectional sugar transporter SWEET4-like produces the protein MVSKETIRTAIGVIGNGTALVLFLSPVPTFIGIWKKRAVEQYSPIPYVATLLNCMMWVLYGLPLVHPHSMLVITINGTGMLIQLSYVALFILCSAGAVRRKVVLLFAAEVAFVITLGALVLSLAHTHERRSMIVGIVSVFFGTGMYAAPLCVMKMVIQTKSVEYMPLFLSLASLANSICWTAYALIRFDVYITIPNGLGVLFALGQLVLYAMFYKNTQQIIEARKRKADQQGTMMEVVTDATPPNNNGSTY, from the exons ATGGTCTCGAAGGAGACCATCCGTACGGCTATCGGCGTCATCG GCAATGGGACCGCCCTTGTGCTCTTCCTCTCCCCGGT GCCAACTTTCATCGGCATCTGGAAGAAGCGTGCCGTGGAGCAGTACTCGCCGATCCCGTACGTGGCGACCCTCCTGAACTGCATGATGTGGGTGCTGTACGGCCTGCCGCTGGTGCACCCGCACAGCATGCTGGTGATCACCATCAACGGCACCGGCATGCTCATCCAGCTCTCCTACGTCGCGCTCTTCATCCTCTGCTCCGCGGGGGCGGTGCGCCGCAAGGTCGTCCTCCTGTTCGCCGCCGAGGTCGCCTTCGTCATCACCCTGGGCGCGCTGGTGCTCAGCCTCGCGCACACGCACGAGCGCAGGTCCATGATCGTCGGCATCGTCTCCGTCTTCTTCGGCACCGGCATGTACGCTGCGCCGCTCTGTGTCATG AAAATGGTGATCCAGACAAAGAGCGTGGAATACATGCCCCTGTTCCTGTCCTTGGCCTCCCTCGCGAATAGCATCTGCTGGACCGCCTACGCGCTCATCCGCTTCGATGTCTACATCACC ATCCCCAACGGGCTGGGCGTGCTGTTCGCGCTGGGTCAGCTGGTCCTGTACGCCATGTTCTACAAGAACACCCAGCAGATCATCGAGGCACGCAAGCGCAAGGCCGACCAGCAGGGAACCATGATGGAGGTGGTCACCGACGCCACGCCACCCAACAACAACGGCAGCACCTACTGA